One region of Trinickia violacea genomic DNA includes:
- a CDS encoding glycosyltransferase family 2 protein, which yields MPTPRASSTHLVLIPSYNSGAKLDETVRSARAQWAPVWVVVDGSTDGSTPRLLAMAESDPGLHVIVLPVNRGKGAAVLAGLDEAAASGFTHVLTMDSDGQHPAHLIEAFMEASKAAPGSMVLGLPKFDATAPRARVYGRRLSNLCTNIETLWAGIGDSLFGFRVYPVEPLRALMRKRAWMRRFDFDPEAAVRLCWAGVRPIRLDAPVRYFRRDEGGVSHFHYVRDNVLLTSMHLRLLFGFVLRLPWLLARRLSGH from the coding sequence ATGCCCACTCCACGCGCGTCTTCCACCCATCTCGTCCTGATCCCGAGCTACAACTCGGGCGCGAAGCTCGACGAGACCGTGCGCAGTGCGCGAGCGCAGTGGGCGCCCGTCTGGGTCGTCGTGGACGGCAGCACCGACGGCAGCACGCCGCGTCTGCTGGCGATGGCCGAAAGCGATCCGGGGCTGCATGTGATCGTGTTGCCGGTCAATCGGGGCAAGGGCGCGGCCGTGCTCGCCGGGCTCGACGAAGCCGCGGCGAGCGGCTTCACGCATGTGCTCACGATGGACTCCGACGGACAGCATCCCGCGCATTTGATCGAAGCGTTCATGGAGGCGTCGAAGGCGGCGCCCGGAAGCATGGTGCTGGGCCTGCCGAAATTCGACGCGACGGCGCCGCGAGCCCGCGTCTACGGGCGGCGGCTATCGAATCTTTGCACCAACATCGAAACCCTCTGGGCCGGGATCGGCGATTCGCTGTTTGGTTTTCGCGTGTACCCGGTCGAGCCGCTGCGCGCGCTGATGCGCAAGCGCGCGTGGATGCGGCGCTTCGACTTCGACCCCGAAGCGGCCGTGCGGTTGTGCTGGGCCGGCGTGCGGCCGATCCGGCTCGATGCGCCGGTGCGTTACTTTCGCCGCGACGAGGGCGGCGTTTCGCATTTCCACTACGTGCGCGACAACGTTCTGCTGACGTCGATGCATCTGCGGCTGCTCTTCGGGTTTGTGCTGCGGCTGCCTTGGCTGCTGGCGCGGCGCTTGAGCGGGCATTAG
- a CDS encoding IclR family transcriptional regulator has translation MTKERRGIQSIEVGGALLQALVDHGGPMLLGDLARKAGMSSAKAHPYLVSYGVLGLIQQDAATGRYELGPFALQMGLISLQRSDAVRTAVSVIDEMAPGIGHTVALATPGSSGPTIVYIRHASDPIYVAMRTGTVMSLLQTATGLAFAAYLPPMTVAALVALEESNAARLGVAHRKFSQKEIDAKLAEVREHTLARSVDTPVAGISAMSAPVFDHTRNVVLAITAIGPSGSLDTAWQGELANALRASAAAVSSRLGFTAV, from the coding sequence ATGACAAAAGAACGGCGCGGTATTCAATCGATTGAAGTCGGAGGCGCGCTGCTGCAAGCGCTCGTGGATCACGGCGGGCCGATGCTGCTCGGCGATCTCGCCAGAAAGGCGGGCATGTCCTCGGCCAAGGCGCATCCGTATCTGGTGAGCTACGGCGTGCTCGGCCTGATCCAGCAGGACGCGGCCACGGGCCGCTACGAACTGGGCCCGTTCGCGCTGCAGATGGGGCTCATCAGCCTGCAACGCTCGGACGCCGTCCGCACCGCGGTCTCGGTCATCGACGAGATGGCGCCCGGCATCGGCCATACCGTCGCGCTCGCGACGCCCGGCAGCAGCGGCCCCACCATCGTCTATATCCGGCACGCGAGCGATCCGATCTATGTGGCGATGCGTACCGGCACGGTGATGTCGCTCCTGCAGACGGCCACCGGCCTTGCGTTCGCCGCCTATCTGCCGCCCATGACCGTCGCGGCGCTCGTCGCGCTGGAGGAGTCGAACGCGGCCCGGCTCGGCGTCGCGCACCGCAAGTTCAGCCAGAAGGAGATCGACGCGAAGCTCGCCGAAGTGCGGGAGCACACGCTGGCGCGCAGCGTCGACACGCCGGTCGCCGGCATCAGCGCGATGAGCGCGCCGGTATTCGACCACACGCGCAACGTCGTGCTCGCGATCACGGCGATTGGCCCGAGCGGCTCGCTCGACACGGCCTGGCAAGGCGAACTCGCGAATGCGCTGCGCGCGAGCGCGGCGGCTGTCTCCTCCCGGCTCGGGTTTACCGCCGTTTAG